In Phyllobacterium zundukense, one DNA window encodes the following:
- a CDS encoding LysE family translocator produces MTFIPEWPIILQFTIATFVLSITPGPDMTLFVGRALSEGKAAGFACLAGASSGIVIHTTMVAIGLSALIVASPNAFFALKIVGAGYLVWLAYQAIRHGSAFSPEKKVGQSHTLFQNWLTGLGINLLNPKIILFFMTFLPQFVSANDPHAPGKLFFLGVLFIPLALPVVAPMIIAADRFSKLLKKNPTVTRITDWLFAGVFSAFAAKILMAQAK; encoded by the coding sequence ATGACTTTTATCCCGGAATGGCCAATCATCCTGCAATTTACCATCGCAACCTTCGTTCTATCCATTACGCCGGGTCCCGACATGACGCTCTTTGTTGGCCGAGCCCTGTCGGAAGGCAAGGCGGCCGGCTTTGCTTGCCTGGCAGGTGCCAGCAGCGGTATCGTTATTCATACGACGATGGTTGCCATCGGTCTCTCGGCATTGATCGTGGCTTCGCCAAATGCATTTTTCGCACTCAAGATTGTCGGCGCGGGCTATCTGGTATGGCTTGCCTATCAGGCAATCCGTCACGGGTCGGCTTTCTCACCGGAAAAAAAGGTGGGTCAGTCGCATACGCTGTTCCAGAACTGGCTGACCGGGCTGGGGATCAACCTTCTCAATCCGAAGATCATCCTGTTCTTCATGACGTTCCTGCCGCAATTCGTGTCGGCGAATGATCCACACGCTCCCGGGAAACTGTTCTTTCTGGGCGTTTTGTTCATCCCCTTGGCCTTGCCTGTCGTGGCGCCAATGATCATTGCGGCCGACAGGTTCTCAAAACTGCTCAAGAAAAACCCGACCGTCACGCGGATCACCGACTGGCTGTTTGCCGGGGTGTTCTCGGCGTTCGCTGCGAAAATTCTGATGGCACAGGCGAAGTAA
- a CDS encoding low molecular weight protein-tyrosine-phosphatase: protein MKTRPLRSVLFVCLGNICRSPLAEGVFRTVLEAEEKGEGAIIDSAGTNGYHTGEAPDQRSIAVASRHGIDISNQRCRQLTLEDYTRFDLIVGMDHANVVAIEARRPLNATAEIGLFYEMASRETTQIPDPYYGTNVDFERVYRMILAASKGLSKLF from the coding sequence ATGAAAACGCGTCCGCTTCGCTCTGTCCTCTTTGTCTGTCTTGGCAATATCTGCCGGTCGCCCTTGGCCGAAGGTGTATTCAGAACGGTGCTTGAGGCGGAGGAGAAGGGCGAAGGGGCAATCATCGATTCCGCCGGAACCAATGGCTACCATACGGGTGAGGCACCGGATCAGCGGTCAATCGCGGTCGCAAGCAGACACGGAATCGACATTTCCAACCAACGCTGCCGCCAATTGACGCTTGAAGACTACACCCGCTTTGATTTGATCGTCGGCATGGACCACGCCAACGTGGTCGCAATCGAAGCGCGCCGGCCCCTGAACGCTACTGCGGAGATCGGACTCTTTTACGAGATGGCGTCGCGCGAGACCACGCAGATTCCCGATCCCTATTACGGTACCAATGTCGATTTCGAGCGCGTCTACCGAATGATTCTGGCAGCTTCCAAAGGTCTTTCGAAGCTGTTCTGA
- a CDS encoding ArnT family glycosyltransferase translates to MLQQKIATADSGLIYSLISRAKLAVFLALSLVVGLLPLASSLVVHFPDERYYSNGAVIMIQSGDYLTPRTAEGDVRLKKPPFTYWMSIAGMEIFGISAIGSRFFWLIAAAATLLATFQFTQILTRNDQMALLAAAMLTCNFVFLRACINAIPDLPLTLFMLLGFIGFTGLLFREDRQQLYGLLSYGGTGFAVLTKGLLPLGMVAYVVAFSLSVPSMRQHAKRLWLPAIIWPSIVLFGAWFVYQSFTAASEMASDFVGDQLSEKVSIGIGTFINGISNNLAGLFLPVVLWLTMLVIASKMNGKRPNWRPIGAAAPFLAGWVASVVIIFSLSNYASHRYVMPVIPLVSILLACALQSVMDQKSENLLRMILRVSMILTAGALAALLMIGLLLLAPTTIIGLATAAFLGLVTLWLVSRNAGIDRLALCFALLLLGSGFIGAPVLSGLLLPDIGEVLAAKAKPLHLPENEVLFIGSHLDAAKVRLHTDRDTPFKQMRRFPEAGIAPEIRMVMTNEKSVADTLGARGFSVEEVVAGWRRVQWQPFIAALKSGQLIEAREQNGQHGWIALRK, encoded by the coding sequence ATGCTCCAACAAAAAATTGCGACGGCCGATTCAGGCTTAATCTACAGTCTGATCTCAAGGGCGAAACTTGCAGTATTTCTCGCGCTATCGCTCGTTGTCGGGCTGTTGCCGCTCGCATCCAGCCTTGTCGTGCATTTTCCCGATGAGCGCTACTACTCCAACGGCGCCGTGATCATGATCCAGAGTGGCGATTATCTGACGCCACGCACGGCGGAAGGCGATGTGCGGCTGAAGAAGCCGCCGTTCACCTACTGGATGAGTATAGCCGGCATGGAGATTTTCGGCATATCCGCGATAGGCTCGCGTTTCTTCTGGCTCATTGCTGCGGCCGCAACCCTTCTGGCGACTTTTCAGTTTACCCAAATCCTCACACGCAATGATCAGATGGCTTTGCTCGCTGCCGCGATGCTTACCTGCAATTTCGTTTTTTTGCGTGCCTGCATCAATGCTATTCCGGACCTGCCGCTGACATTGTTCATGCTTTTGGGTTTTATCGGCTTTACGGGCCTTCTTTTCCGTGAAGACCGTCAACAGCTCTATGGTCTGCTTTCCTACGGCGGTACAGGCTTCGCCGTTCTTACAAAGGGTTTGTTGCCGCTCGGCATGGTCGCCTATGTCGTTGCGTTTAGCCTGAGTGTCCCCTCAATGCGCCAGCATGCAAAGCGTCTTTGGCTGCCTGCGATAATCTGGCCATCGATCGTTCTGTTCGGCGCCTGGTTTGTCTATCAATCGTTCACGGCAGCGAGCGAGATGGCGTCGGATTTTGTTGGCGACCAGCTTTCCGAAAAGGTCTCCATCGGCATCGGCACATTTATCAATGGTATTTCGAACAACCTCGCGGGGCTGTTTTTGCCGGTGGTGTTGTGGCTGACCATGCTCGTCATCGCCAGCAAAATGAACGGCAAGCGCCCGAATTGGCGACCGATCGGAGCTGCTGCACCGTTTCTGGCCGGTTGGGTCGCCAGTGTTGTCATCATATTCTCATTATCCAACTATGCATCCCACCGCTATGTGATGCCAGTCATACCCCTTGTCAGCATTCTGCTCGCCTGCGCCTTGCAAAGTGTCATGGATCAGAAGTCAGAAAATCTGCTGCGCATGATCCTGCGGGTATCCATGATTCTCACAGCCGGAGCGCTCGCGGCACTCTTGATGATAGGTTTGCTCCTCCTGGCCCCGACTACCATAATCGGCCTTGCGACAGCAGCATTTCTGGGATTGGTCACCCTATGGCTCGTCAGCCGCAATGCCGGGATCGACCGATTGGCCCTGTGTTTTGCACTCCTGTTGCTGGGAAGCGGTTTCATCGGCGCGCCCGTTCTCAGTGGATTATTGCTGCCGGATATCGGCGAAGTTCTTGCGGCGAAGGCAAAACCGCTCCACTTGCCTGAAAATGAAGTGCTGTTCATCGGTTCTCATCTTGATGCGGCCAAGGTCCGGCTGCACACTGACCGCGACACGCCATTCAAGCAGATGCGCCGATTCCCGGAAGCGGGAATAGCACCCGAGATCAGAATGGTCATGACCAACGAAAAATCCGTAGCGGATACTCTCGGCGCGAGAGGGTTTTCGGTTGAAGAGGTCGTCGCCGGCTGGCGACGCGTACAATGGCAGCCATTCATAGCCGCGCTGAAGTCCGGCCAGCTGATCGAGGCGCGGGAGCAAAATGGTCAGCACGGCTGGATTGCGCTCCGCAAATAG
- a CDS encoding invasion associated locus B family protein: MFGKSIVAASVLMLGLTGTALAQTPSQISQFNAWGAYSYQQGKGKVCYVLSVPIDKQPAKIDHGDNFFMVSQKPGQNVSFEPQFKAGYDLQENSKVTVTIDARTFSMFTNGSHGWMENAAEEPQLVAALRSGQKMSINAVSKRGTKTSYAYSLKGVSAALKAIATCK, encoded by the coding sequence ATGTTTGGAAAATCAATCGTAGCAGCGTCTGTGCTCATGCTTGGGCTGACAGGAACAGCTCTTGCCCAAACCCCGAGTCAGATCAGCCAGTTTAACGCTTGGGGTGCCTACAGCTACCAGCAGGGCAAGGGCAAAGTATGTTACGTGCTCTCGGTTCCGATCGACAAGCAGCCTGCCAAGATTGACCATGGTGACAATTTCTTCATGGTAAGCCAGAAACCGGGGCAGAATGTCAGCTTCGAGCCGCAGTTCAAGGCCGGTTACGATCTGCAGGAAAATTCCAAGGTCACCGTGACGATCGACGCTCGCACTTTCTCCATGTTTACCAATGGCAGTCACGGCTGGATGGAAAATGCCGCGGAAGAGCCTCAACTCGTCGCTGCTCTACGCTCCGGTCAGAAGATGTCGATCAATGCAGTGTCAAAACGCGGCACCAAGACCAGTTACGCCTATTCTCTGAAGGGTGTGTCGGCCGCGCTGAAAGCCATCGCGACCTGCAAATAG
- a CDS encoding arylesterase, whose amino-acid sequence MRFKPLIQFLVSLGLVALPSLALANQNAVSDHPLAVVGFGDSLMSGFELPMQDSFTAQLEKALKEKGVNVTIANAGVAGETTTDGLARLDWSVPDGTDLVILEFGANDALRGISPELSEKNLAEIIEKLKQRNVQVILAGMLAPPNMGDDYEGKFNAIFPRLAEKYDVPLYPFFMDGVATEKSLQLEDGMHPNAEGVARMVEGFMPVMEKTIAQSTASDTSQ is encoded by the coding sequence ATGAGATTCAAACCATTGATACAATTCCTGGTTTCACTTGGCCTTGTTGCCTTGCCATCCCTGGCCTTGGCCAATCAAAATGCCGTGTCCGATCACCCTCTGGCGGTGGTGGGTTTCGGTGACAGCCTGATGTCAGGCTTCGAGCTGCCAATGCAGGACTCCTTCACGGCACAGCTGGAAAAGGCCCTGAAGGAAAAGGGCGTGAATGTAACAATCGCCAATGCGGGGGTGGCCGGAGAGACGACAACGGATGGCCTCGCTCGTCTTGATTGGTCGGTGCCCGATGGGACGGATCTCGTCATTCTCGAATTTGGCGCCAACGACGCACTGCGCGGCATCTCCCCGGAACTCAGTGAAAAGAACCTCGCTGAAATCATTGAAAAGCTCAAGCAGCGAAACGTGCAGGTCATCCTTGCCGGAATGCTTGCACCGCCCAACATGGGCGACGACTACGAAGGGAAGTTCAACGCGATTTTCCCCCGGCTGGCAGAGAAATACGATGTACCGCTCTACCCATTCTTCATGGACGGCGTGGCCACGGAAAAATCACTGCAGCTGGAGGATGGGATGCATCCCAATGCCGAAGGCGTTGCCAGGATGGTCGAAGGCTTTATGCCCGTTATGGAGAAGACAATCGCCCAGTCCACTGCATCCGACACTTCTCAATAA
- the thpR gene encoding RNA 2',3'-cyclic phosphodiesterase — protein sequence MPRLFTALEIPRDAALSLSLLRGGLPGARWIDVENYHITLRFIGDVEGHVADEVANALDRIRRPEFTLKLAGVNAFGSKKPHSIFAGISPSPDIQALQAEIERICQRLMLPADPRKFTPHVTLARLRNVRNEEVAHYLSSRGNFSTAPFTIGRFVLMSSRDSIGGGPYIVEEAWPLEAPRSSYQNSFERPLEAARIIR from the coding sequence ATGCCGCGTCTCTTTACTGCCCTCGAAATCCCGAGGGACGCCGCTCTCTCGCTGTCGCTCTTGCGCGGTGGCCTGCCAGGTGCCCGATGGATTGATGTCGAAAACTATCACATCACACTACGCTTTATCGGGGACGTCGAAGGCCATGTTGCTGATGAGGTGGCCAATGCGCTTGATCGTATCCGGCGGCCGGAATTCACCCTCAAACTTGCTGGCGTCAATGCGTTCGGTTCTAAAAAACCGCACAGCATCTTTGCCGGCATCTCGCCATCACCGGATATCCAAGCGCTGCAAGCCGAGATCGAACGTATATGTCAGCGCCTGATGCTGCCGGCCGATCCGCGCAAATTCACACCGCACGTGACTCTGGCACGATTGCGCAATGTTCGTAATGAGGAGGTCGCGCACTATCTGTCGTCGCGTGGCAACTTCTCGACAGCGCCATTCACGATCGGACGATTTGTTCTGATGTCGTCGCGCGATTCGATCGGCGGCGGGCCATACATTGTCGAGGAAGCCTGGCCGCTTGAAGCGCCTCGCTCTTCCTATCAGAACAGCTTCGAAAGACCTTTGGAAGCTGCCAGAATCATTCGGTAG
- a CDS encoding phosphatase PAP2 family protein: protein MVYYRTTSEPCGTAPYGFGLWSQPACLCGLLVLWIALAILFNSAPEIDKAVSSFFFVATECTNALTTTRICGDFPAASAALLKTLRRVFYALPMVGASVIVTIALRDLAFGMRWNHERIRISTIALTTLALGPGLLVNGYMKEFIGRPRPADTLLFGGNHHFVAAAEWSQACHHNCSFVSGEASGIVWIICLLPLWPHRDRLRLLWPMITIVGVADMLRVAFGRHYLSDVVLGSLSTLVVFAAMACLCEVLTSRFYPIPGSRR from the coding sequence ATGGTTTACTATCGCACAACATCGGAACCATGCGGAACGGCTCCTTACGGATTTGGACTGTGGAGCCAGCCTGCCTGCCTATGCGGTCTTTTGGTGCTGTGGATCGCCCTGGCTATCCTGTTCAATAGCGCCCCCGAGATCGATAAGGCCGTGTCGTCATTCTTCTTCGTCGCCACGGAATGCACGAATGCCCTGACCACCACCAGGATATGTGGCGATTTTCCAGCCGCCTCCGCTGCGCTCCTCAAAACGCTTCGGCGCGTGTTCTATGCCCTGCCAATGGTCGGAGCCAGCGTCATTGTTACGATTGCCCTGCGCGATCTCGCCTTCGGCATGCGCTGGAACCATGAACGTATCCGGATCTCGACCATTGCGCTGACAACGCTTGCTCTCGGCCCTGGATTACTTGTCAACGGCTATATGAAGGAGTTCATAGGCAGGCCGCGGCCTGCCGATACGCTGCTCTTTGGTGGAAATCATCATTTTGTTGCCGCCGCCGAGTGGTCACAGGCCTGCCACCACAATTGTTCGTTCGTATCAGGCGAGGCGTCCGGCATTGTCTGGATTATCTGTCTCCTGCCGCTTTGGCCGCATCGCGACAGGTTGAGGTTGCTTTGGCCTATGATCACGATTGTCGGTGTTGCCGACATGCTGCGGGTTGCCTTCGGCCGACATTACTTGTCCGATGTTGTTCTAGGATCCTTGTCCACATTGGTTGTTTTTGCCGCCATGGCGTGCCTGTGCGAAGTGCTGACCAGCCGGTTTTATCCCATCCCAGGTTCCCGGAGATGA
- a CDS encoding YkvA family protein, with the protein MDDVKIGEILEPGSDDRQRSHEERVRARFWKTVRKAAKAVPFLDEVIAGYFCALDPATPTKVRGILLASLAYFVLPLDFIPDFVLGLGFSDDVAVLMTALTAIRTHITPAHRAAAKKALEDFDRDPSPAG; encoded by the coding sequence ATGGACGACGTAAAAATTGGCGAGATTCTTGAGCCAGGCAGCGATGACCGACAGCGCTCCCATGAGGAGCGCGTCCGCGCGCGCTTTTGGAAAACGGTGCGCAAGGCCGCAAAGGCCGTGCCGTTTCTGGACGAAGTCATAGCCGGGTATTTTTGCGCGCTAGACCCGGCAACGCCAACGAAGGTGCGTGGGATCCTTCTCGCATCGCTGGCCTATTTCGTCCTGCCACTCGATTTCATCCCGGATTTCGTCCTTGGCCTTGGCTTTTCGGATGACGTGGCGGTTTTGATGACAGCGCTGACGGCCATCCGCACTCACATCACACCGGCACATCGGGCCGCGGCAAAGAAAGCGCTCGAGGATTTCGATCGCGATCCTTCGCCGGCTGGCTGA
- a CDS encoding ABC transporter ATP-binding protein has product MTKSVIALDHIELTLGTGASSVHVLKGISLSINSGQSVGIVGPSGSGKSTLLMVLAGLEHVDSGSVRIAGERLEIMNEDEAAAFRGKNIGIVFQSFHLIPNMTALENVAVPLELAGNPDAFAIAERVLAAVGLADRVTHYPGELSGGEQQRVAIARALAPSPKILIADEPTGNLDTTTGRQIADLLFEKQKELGLTLVLVTHDAALAARCDREIRVRSGLIEADDDAPELAKSA; this is encoded by the coding sequence GTGACTAAATCCGTCATCGCGCTTGATCACATTGAGTTGACACTAGGCACGGGTGCTTCCTCCGTGCATGTTCTGAAAGGCATATCGCTCAGTATCAATTCCGGACAGTCCGTTGGTATTGTCGGGCCGTCCGGATCGGGTAAATCTACCCTCCTGATGGTGCTTGCCGGTCTTGAGCACGTTGATTCCGGCTCGGTCCGGATTGCTGGTGAGCGGCTCGAGATCATGAACGAGGACGAAGCGGCTGCGTTTCGCGGTAAGAATATTGGTATCGTTTTTCAGTCCTTTCATCTCATTCCCAATATGACTGCGCTCGAAAATGTCGCCGTGCCGCTGGAACTGGCGGGAAACCCGGATGCCTTCGCCATTGCCGAACGTGTCCTGGCAGCAGTCGGTCTTGCGGATCGCGTCACCCATTATCCTGGCGAGCTTTCCGGCGGCGAACAGCAGCGTGTGGCGATTGCCCGCGCCCTTGCACCTTCGCCCAAGATACTCATCGCCGATGAGCCAACCGGAAATCTTGACACAACAACAGGCCGCCAGATCGCCGATCTTCTATTCGAAAAGCAGAAAGAGCTTGGCCTTACACTGGTGCTCGTCACGCATGACGCTGCCCTCGCAGCACGCTGCGATCGCGAAATCCGCGTTCGGTCGGGTTTGATCGAAGCGGATGATGATGCCCCGGAGCTTGCGAAAAGCGCATGA
- the rlmN gene encoding 23S rRNA (adenine(2503)-C(2))-methyltransferase RlmN, with protein sequence MSASLDLTHPVIRDKSRDALRASTAEMPSLIGLSRVEMGEALIAIGVPERQVKMRVAQLWHWLYVRGVSDFADMLNISRDMRELLARHFTIARPEIVEEQISNDGTRKWLFRFPPRGAGRPVEIETVYIPEEGRGTLCISSQVGCTLTCSFCHTGTQKLVRNLTAEEILAQLLIARDRLGDFPDRNTPDGAIVPAEGRKVSNIVMMGMGEPLYNFENVKKALLIASDGDGLSLSKRRITLSTSGVVPEIYRTGEEIGVMLAISLHAVNDDLRDMLVPINKKYPLKELLDACRVYPSLSNSKRITFEYVMLKGVNDSLDDAKELVRLLRGIPAKINLIPFNPWPGVNYQCSDWEQIEKFADYVNNAGYASPIRTPRGRDILAACGQLKSESERMKKTERLAFEAAMIAGHGED encoded by the coding sequence ATGTCCGCATCGCTTGACCTTACACATCCCGTTATTCGGGATAAATCCCGTGACGCACTTCGCGCTTCGACGGCCGAAATGCCCTCGCTGATCGGCTTGTCACGCGTGGAAATGGGGGAAGCCCTTATTGCCATTGGCGTTCCGGAGCGGCAGGTAAAGATGCGGGTTGCGCAGCTCTGGCACTGGCTCTATGTGCGCGGCGTCTCCGATTTTGCCGACATGCTGAACATTTCGCGCGATATGCGTGAGCTGCTTGCCCGCCATTTCACCATTGCCCGTCCGGAGATCGTCGAAGAGCAGATTTCCAATGATGGCACGCGCAAATGGCTGTTCCGCTTTCCGCCGCGCGGCGCCGGGCGTCCGGTCGAGATTGAAACCGTCTATATACCGGAAGAAGGCCGCGGCACGCTGTGCATTTCCAGTCAGGTCGGCTGCACCCTCACCTGTTCCTTCTGCCATACGGGTACCCAGAAACTCGTCCGCAATCTGACGGCTGAAGAAATCCTGGCCCAGCTGCTGATCGCTCGGGATCGTCTTGGCGATTTCCCCGATCGCAACACGCCCGACGGCGCCATCGTTCCCGCGGAAGGCCGCAAGGTTTCCAATATTGTCATGATGGGCATGGGGGAGCCGCTCTACAATTTCGAAAACGTTAAAAAGGCCCTGCTGATCGCCTCCGATGGTGACGGGCTCTCGCTGTCCAAGCGGCGCATCACGCTTTCGACTTCCGGTGTCGTGCCGGAGATTTATCGTACGGGTGAGGAAATCGGCGTGATGCTGGCTATCTCCCTGCATGCAGTGAACGATGATTTGCGCGACATGCTCGTGCCGATCAACAAGAAGTACCCGCTGAAAGAGCTGCTGGACGCATGCCGCGTTTATCCGAGCCTGTCCAATTCAAAGCGCATTACCTTCGAATATGTAATGCTCAAGGGCGTCAATGACTCGCTCGACGATGCAAAGGAACTGGTCCGTCTTCTGAGAGGCATCCCGGCCAAGATCAACCTGATCCCGTTCAATCCGTGGCCCGGCGTCAACTACCAGTGCTCCGATTGGGAGCAAATCGAGAAATTCGCGGACTATGTCAACAATGCCGGCTATGCCTCACCTATCCGCACGCCGCGTGGCCGCGATATCCTCGCAGCCTGCGGTCAATTGAAGTCGGAATCGGAACGGATGAAAAAAACCGAACGCCTGGCATTCGAGGCGGCCATGATCGCCGGGCACGGTGAAGATTGA
- a CDS encoding argininosuccinate synthase: MNKWKDVKKVVLAYSGGLDTSIILKWLQTELGAEVVTFTADLGQGEELEPARKKAEMLGIKEIYVEDVREEFVRDFVFPMFRANAVYEGVYLLGTSIARPLISKHLVEIAARTGADAIAHGATGKGNDQVRFELSAYALNPDIKVIAPWRDWTFKSRTDLLEFAREHQIPIAKDKLGEAPFSVDANLLHSSSEGKVLEDPWQEAPEYVHQRTISPMEAPDKVTEIEIAFEKGDAVAIDGKPLSPANLLKTLNDLGRDNGIGRLDLVENRFVGMKSRGVYETPGGTILLAAHRAMESITLDRGAAHLKDEFMPRYAELIYNGFWFSPEREMLQAMIDKSQEDVEGSVRLKLYKGNVMVSGRKSKKSLYSDALVTFEDDRGAYDQKDAAGFIRLNALRLRTLAARKRNS, encoded by the coding sequence ATGAACAAGTGGAAAGACGTCAAGAAAGTCGTACTGGCCTATTCGGGCGGTCTCGATACATCCATCATCCTGAAATGGCTGCAGACGGAACTTGGTGCTGAGGTCGTGACTTTCACCGCCGATCTTGGCCAAGGCGAGGAACTCGAACCGGCGCGCAAGAAAGCCGAGATGCTCGGCATCAAGGAAATCTATGTAGAGGACGTGCGCGAAGAATTCGTGCGCGACTTCGTCTTCCCGATGTTCCGCGCCAACGCCGTCTATGAGGGTGTCTATTTGCTTGGCACCTCCATCGCGCGCCCGCTGATTTCCAAGCATCTGGTCGAGATCGCTGCCCGCACTGGCGCAGATGCCATCGCCCATGGCGCGACCGGCAAGGGCAATGACCAGGTGCGCTTCGAGCTTTCTGCCTACGCACTCAATCCCGATATCAAGGTGATCGCCCCCTGGCGCGACTGGACTTTCAAGTCCCGCACGGATCTACTGGAATTTGCCCGCGAGCACCAGATCCCGATCGCCAAGGACAAGCTCGGTGAAGCGCCGTTCTCGGTCGATGCGAACCTCCTGCACTCGTCATCGGAAGGCAAGGTGCTTGAGGATCCCTGGCAAGAGGCGCCGGAATATGTGCACCAGCGCACGATTTCGCCGATGGAAGCGCCGGACAAGGTGACGGAAATCGAGATCGCCTTCGAAAAAGGTGATGCAGTCGCCATCGACGGCAAACCGCTTTCGCCAGCAAACCTGCTCAAGACGCTCAACGATCTTGGCCGCGACAATGGCATCGGTCGTCTTGATCTGGTCGAGAACCGTTTCGTCGGCATGAAATCACGCGGTGTCTATGAAACACCGGGCGGCACCATCTTGCTCGCGGCACACCGCGCCATGGAATCCATCACCTTGGACCGCGGTGCGGCTCATCTGAAGGATGAGTTCATGCCACGCTACGCCGAGCTCATCTATAACGGATTCTGGTTCTCGCCGGAGCGCGAAATGCTGCAGGCGATGATCGACAAGAGCCAGGAAGATGTCGAAGGTAGTGTTCGCCTGAAGCTGTACAAGGGCAATGTCATGGTTTCCGGCCGCAAGTCGAAAAAGTCGCTCTATTCCGATGCACTCGTGACTTTCGAAGATGACCGCGGCGCCTACGACCAAAAGGACGCCGCCGGCTTTATCCGTCTGAACGCCCTGCGTCTGCGTACGCTGGCCGCTCGCAAGCGCAACAGCTGA